In one Nocardia tengchongensis genomic region, the following are encoded:
- a CDS encoding alpha/beta hydrolase fold domain-containing protein: MSTRRAIVSAVTAVAAVAITRRVVGSADARTSRPVTALPETGRTGFTGEPSRLTRGMLACLGPVRAVADLLGLDMATQLTPLMAATNPPWPSTKGLQVHREQLHGMPVVTIRPPTCTGKVVVAMHGGAYVVQPTVLHWLDYTAMARDTGAIVVVPLYPLAGTPQGCATKIVPALADLVTAQIAEHGGANVSVYGDSAGGGLALAVAQELARRSATGPSHLVLISPWLDVSMTNPAIPAIDDPVLSLTAMRASGKLWAADLPTTDPLVSPLHGPLTGLPPTAVYAGSLDILSADALLLREKALAQGAEFTFVLRAGLVHDWALGGLPFPSEGPAVRPDIYRQLGLVN, translated from the coding sequence ATGAGCACACGACGAGCCATCGTATCGGCGGTGACCGCGGTGGCCGCGGTGGCGATCACCAGGCGCGTAGTCGGTTCGGCGGATGCTCGGACGTCGCGACCCGTCACCGCACTTCCCGAGACCGGCCGGACAGGTTTCACCGGCGAGCCCTCTCGCCTCACGCGCGGAATGCTCGCGTGCCTGGGCCCGGTGCGCGCGGTCGCCGACCTGCTGGGCCTCGATATGGCCACACAACTCACTCCGCTGATGGCCGCCACGAACCCGCCCTGGCCGAGCACCAAGGGTCTCCAGGTGCACCGCGAGCAACTCCACGGCATGCCGGTCGTGACGATTCGTCCGCCGACGTGTACCGGCAAGGTCGTCGTGGCCATGCACGGGGGCGCCTACGTGGTGCAGCCCACCGTTCTGCACTGGCTCGACTACACCGCGATGGCACGTGATACCGGCGCGATCGTCGTGGTCCCGCTCTACCCGCTGGCCGGTACCCCACAGGGGTGCGCCACGAAGATTGTTCCCGCGCTGGCGGACCTGGTCACCGCGCAGATCGCCGAGCATGGTGGCGCGAACGTCAGCGTGTACGGCGACTCCGCCGGAGGTGGTTTGGCGCTGGCCGTGGCGCAGGAACTCGCCCGCCGCAGCGCCACCGGACCTTCGCACCTGGTGCTCATCTCACCGTGGCTCGATGTCTCCATGACCAATCCCGCGATTCCCGCCATCGACGATCCCGTCCTGAGTCTCACCGCGATGCGCGCGAGCGGAAAACTGTGGGCCGCTGACCTTCCCACCACCGATCCGCTCGTGAGCCCGCTACACGGACCGCTCACCGGGCTGCCTCCGACCGCGGTCTACGCCGGATCGCTGGATATCCTGTCCGCCGATGCCCTGCTCCTGCGCGAGAAAGCCCTGGCACAGGGCGCGGAGTTCACCTTCGTCCTGCGCGCGGGCCTGGTCCACGACTGGGCGCTGGGCGGACTTCCCTTTCCATCGGAGGGACCGGCGGTACGCCCCGACATCTACCGACAGCTGGGGCTGGTGAACTGA
- a CDS encoding nuclear transport factor 2 family protein has protein sequence MSTAADTTAVTNLIAQYAELVDAGDFTGVGALFADAEFIGDGGSVRGSAGVEAMFHAMVIRYEDGTPRTHHVTTNIAIEFDEAAHTATARSYFTVFQALPTLPLQPIAAGRYRDRFQRVEGHWRFAERRVSMHLTGDLSGHLRMRVPAATPRDNLGD, from the coding sequence ATGAGCACAGCCGCTGACACGACCGCCGTCACGAACCTGATCGCGCAGTACGCCGAACTCGTCGACGCCGGAGACTTCACCGGAGTCGGCGCATTGTTCGCAGACGCCGAATTCATCGGCGACGGCGGCTCGGTCCGAGGCAGCGCAGGCGTCGAAGCGATGTTCCACGCCATGGTGATCCGCTACGAGGACGGCACCCCCCGCACCCACCACGTCACCACCAACATCGCCATCGAATTCGACGAAGCAGCGCACACCGCGACAGCCCGCTCCTACTTCACCGTCTTCCAAGCCCTCCCGACCCTGCCCCTCCAGCCCATAGCGGCAGGCCGCTACCGAGACCGCTTCCAGCGCGTCGAAGGCCACTGGCGGTTCGCGGAACGGCGGGTCAGCATGCATTTGACGGGCGACCTCAGCGGCCACTTGCGTATGCGTGTGCCGGCCGCGACTCCGCGAGACAACCTGGGGGACTGA
- a CDS encoding amidase — protein MEWNLRSAEELSAALRAGEVTSVELTDEAIARIERDDKVINAICVPDFDRARAAARRADQALARGEDRPLLGIPVTVKESYNMAGLPTTWGMPQHANFVPAEDAVQVSRLKAAGAVLLGKTNVPLMLRDIQSFNEIYGTTNNPWDHGRTSGGSSGGSAAALASGFGALSIGSDLAGSLRTPAHFCGIYAHKPTLGLAPTRGMAPPPTPALPADLDLAVVGPMARTARDLTLLLDVMAAPDPLTHGIAYNVALPPARHNRLSDFRVLIIEDHPLIPTGSAVRAAVNRVAEALVDEGARVERHSPLLPDPTEAATLYMQLMLSNAAASLPIDVYEQLRTHAAALSPDDRSLDAARLCGMVLSHRDWVETNNRRELHRQSWRQLFTEFDAVVCPIAPTPAFPHNHNGGLENRHIDIDGIDYPYFDQLVWAGMATMPGLPATAIPAGRSPEGLPVGVQLIGPMFEDRTPLRLAELLEQNIGGFQPPK, from the coding sequence ATGGAGTGGAATTTGCGGTCGGCCGAGGAGCTTTCAGCTGCGTTGCGTGCCGGTGAGGTGACCTCGGTCGAGCTGACGGACGAGGCGATCGCCCGCATCGAGCGGGACGACAAGGTGATCAACGCGATCTGTGTGCCGGACTTCGATCGTGCGCGAGCCGCCGCGCGCCGGGCCGACCAGGCGCTGGCCCGCGGCGAGGACCGGCCGCTGCTCGGCATTCCGGTGACAGTCAAGGAGTCGTACAACATGGCCGGGCTGCCCACGACCTGGGGCATGCCGCAGCACGCGAACTTTGTGCCGGCCGAGGACGCGGTACAGGTGTCGCGGTTGAAGGCGGCCGGCGCGGTGCTGCTCGGCAAGACGAATGTGCCGTTGATGCTGCGAGATATCCAGAGCTTCAACGAGATCTACGGCACCACCAACAATCCGTGGGATCACGGCCGCACGTCGGGTGGTTCCTCGGGCGGATCGGCGGCGGCCCTGGCGTCCGGTTTCGGCGCGCTGTCCATCGGCTCCGACCTAGCCGGTTCACTGCGCACCCCCGCGCATTTCTGCGGCATCTACGCACACAAGCCGACACTCGGGCTGGCGCCGACCCGCGGCATGGCCCCGCCGCCCACCCCGGCCTTGCCGGCCGACCTCGACCTCGCCGTCGTCGGCCCGATGGCCCGCACCGCACGCGACCTCACCCTGCTGCTCGACGTCATGGCCGCACCGGACCCGCTGACCCACGGCATCGCCTACAACGTCGCTTTGCCTCCCGCCCGCCACAACCGGCTGTCTGATTTCCGCGTCCTGATCATCGAGGACCATCCCCTCATCCCGACCGGTTCGGCGGTCCGGGCAGCCGTGAACCGGGTCGCCGAGGCACTCGTAGACGAGGGCGCCCGCGTCGAACGACACAGCCCGCTGCTGCCCGACCCAACCGAAGCCGCGACCCTCTACATGCAGCTGATGCTGTCCAACGCCGCCGCAAGTCTCCCCATCGACGTATACGAACAACTCCGAACCCACGCCGCCGCCCTGAGCCCGGACGACCGCAGTCTCGACGCGGCACGGCTGTGCGGCATGGTGCTCAGCCACCGCGACTGGGTCGAAACAAACAACCGCCGCGAACTCCACCGCCAATCCTGGCGCCAACTCTTCACCGAGTTCGATGCCGTCGTCTGCCCCATCGCCCCCACCCCCGCTTTCCCACACAACCACAACGGAGGCCTGGAGAACCGCCACATCGACATCGACGGCATCGACTACCCATACTTCGACCAACTCGTCTGGGCCGGTATGGCCACCATGCCCGGCCTCCCCGCCACCGCCATCCCCGCAGGCCGATCCCCCGAGGGCCTCCCGGTGGGAGTCCAGCTCATCGGCCCGATGTTCGAGGACCGCACCCCGCTACGGCTCGCCGAACTGCTCGAGCAGAACATCGGCGGCTTCCAACCACCGAAGTAA
- a CDS encoding metallophosphoesterase, whose translation MPVFSTTALSRVALGAAGAAVAGIGYATLIERNAFTLREATLPVLEPGKPSLRVLHISDLHMMPGQQLKQAWLRELDRLEPDLVVNTGDNLSHLKSVPSVVQSLGGLLARPGIFVFGSNDYFAPVPKNPLKYFKKDHKRVYGEPLPWQDMRAAFTERGWLDLTHVRRDIEVSGVKISTAGVDDPHLKRDRYETVAGAPNPLADLSIGLTHSPEPRVLDRFAADGYDLVMAGHTHGGQLCVPGFGALVTNCGIDRARVKGASRWGAHTRLHVSAGLGTSPWAPYRFCCRPEATLLTLVGAPPKKPVAESGRGRTASSEAVAR comes from the coding sequence ATGCCCGTCTTCTCGACCACCGCCCTCAGCCGTGTCGCACTGGGAGCCGCCGGGGCCGCGGTCGCCGGAATCGGATACGCGACGCTCATCGAGCGCAATGCCTTCACGCTGCGTGAGGCGACGCTGCCGGTGCTGGAACCGGGCAAACCGTCACTACGGGTGCTACACATCAGCGATCTGCACATGATGCCCGGGCAGCAGTTGAAGCAGGCGTGGCTGCGGGAGCTGGACCGGCTGGAGCCGGATCTGGTGGTGAACACCGGGGACAATCTCTCGCACCTGAAGTCGGTGCCGTCGGTGGTGCAGTCGCTGGGCGGATTGCTCGCGCGCCCCGGCATTTTCGTGTTCGGCTCGAACGACTACTTCGCGCCGGTGCCGAAGAATCCGCTCAAGTACTTCAAGAAGGACCACAAGCGGGTGTACGGCGAGCCGCTGCCGTGGCAGGACATGCGGGCGGCGTTCACCGAGCGCGGCTGGCTGGATCTGACCCATGTGCGCCGCGATATCGAGGTCTCGGGCGTGAAGATCTCCACCGCGGGCGTCGATGATCCGCACCTGAAGCGGGACCGCTACGAGACGGTGGCGGGTGCTCCGAATCCGTTGGCGGACTTGAGCATCGGGCTCACCCACTCGCCGGAGCCGCGGGTGCTGGACCGGTTCGCGGCCGACGGCTACGACCTGGTGATGGCGGGCCACACCCACGGCGGGCAGCTGTGCGTGCCGGGGTTCGGCGCGCTGGTCACCAACTGCGGCATCGACCGGGCGCGGGTGAAGGGTGCTTCGCGCTGGGGCGCGCACACCCGGTTGCACGTGTCGGCGGGGCTGGGGACGTCGCCGTGGGCGCCGTACCGGTTCTGCTGCCGTCCGGAGGCGACGTTGCTGACGCTGGTCGGCGCGCCGCCGAAGAAGCCGGTGGCCGAGTCGGGTCGCGGTCGCACCGCGTCCTCGGAGGCTGTCGCACGCTGA
- a CDS encoding GatB/YqeY domain-containing protein, with translation MSELKSKLRADMTTAMKSKDKLRLGTLRMLLSAIQNAEVAGSEARELSDPEVIVVLQKEAKKRNEAAVVYEQAGRGELAANERAEESIIEEYLPTQLTEAEVADIADTAIAQVAEQLGERPGMRQMGQVMKAATVLAAGRADGTRISAAVKARL, from the coding sequence ATGTCGGAACTCAAATCCAAGCTGCGGGCGGACATGACCACCGCGATGAAGAGCAAGGACAAGCTGCGCCTCGGCACCCTGCGCATGCTGCTGTCCGCGATTCAGAACGCGGAGGTCGCCGGATCCGAGGCCCGCGAGCTTTCCGACCCGGAGGTCATCGTCGTCCTGCAGAAGGAGGCGAAGAAGCGCAACGAGGCCGCCGTCGTCTACGAGCAGGCCGGGCGTGGCGAGCTGGCCGCCAACGAGCGCGCCGAGGAATCGATCATCGAGGAGTACCTGCCCACCCAGCTCACCGAGGCCGAGGTGGCCGACATCGCCGACACCGCCATCGCGCAGGTCGCCGAACAGCTCGGGGAGCGGCCCGGCATGCGGCAGATGGGTCAGGTCATGAAGGCCGCGACCGTGCTCGCCGCCGGCCGCGCCGATGGGACCCGGATCTCCGCGGCCGTGAAGGCCCGGCTCTGA
- a CDS encoding penicillin-binding protein translates to MPITRTLWRLAGACVLAAVLLAGLLFPLAGGFGFISNRAADAVDNVSAELVEGSVPAVSTMVDTNGTPFAWLYEQRRFEVPSDKISNNMKLALVSVEDKRFADHHGVDWQGTFRAFLTNTSGGQVSQGGSTIDQQYVKNYLLLVVAKTDAERRAAIETTPARKIREIRMALTLDKRLTKDEILTRYLNLVPFGNGSYGIQDAAQTYFGVDAKDLNIVQSAMLAGMVQSSSKLNPYTNAAGVLERRNTVLDTLIQNVPSRAEEFRKAKDTTLGVLPEPKSLSRGCIAANDRGFFCDYAMQYLTNAGISRDQLEKGGYLIKTTLDPAVQDQVRDSLAANTNPNLDDIAEVMNIIAPGQDSHPLLAMGSSRVYGLDAGAHQTVQPQPYSMVGDGAGSIFKIFTTAAAMEKGLGINATLDVPAFFSAKGMGNSGTPGCPPETYCVKNAGAYKGSMSVTEALATSPNTAFVKLIQAVGVAPTVDMAVRLGMRSYTLPGTSGHGNQSLADMVKDQNLGSFTLGPVAINPVELSNVAATLASGGKWCPPTPIKEVVDRSGKPVPLTQQACEQVVDPGLANTLAVALGQDVVSGTGAGSAHAVGWNIPTSAKTGTTESHRSSAFLAFTNGFAGASYVYGDSPTPGEICSFPLRSCGSGNLYGGNEPARTYLGAMKNVLDRFPPAGLPPVDDKYVRGSNNSQIPDVIGMQQAEANAALVGAGFQVTVVTQPGAGKGTVMNVSPNGSAIPGSVITMYVSDGSQLPAPTPPPNAPPSVPGLPGITIPALPPIPIPIPIPR, encoded by the coding sequence GTGCCGATCACACGAACGCTCTGGAGACTGGCAGGCGCGTGCGTCTTGGCAGCCGTGCTGCTGGCCGGATTGCTGTTCCCGTTGGCCGGTGGCTTCGGGTTCATCTCCAACCGCGCAGCCGACGCCGTCGACAACGTCTCCGCCGAACTGGTCGAGGGCAGCGTGCCCGCCGTCTCGACCATGGTGGACACGAATGGGACGCCCTTCGCCTGGCTGTACGAGCAGCGCCGCTTCGAGGTCCCCAGCGACAAGATCTCCAACAACATGAAGCTGGCCCTGGTCTCGGTCGAGGACAAGCGCTTCGCCGACCACCACGGTGTGGACTGGCAGGGCACCTTCCGGGCCTTCCTGACCAACACCTCCGGCGGCCAGGTCTCCCAGGGTGGTTCCACCATCGACCAGCAGTACGTGAAGAACTACCTGCTGCTGGTGGTGGCCAAGACCGACGCCGAGCGCCGGGCCGCCATCGAGACCACCCCCGCCCGCAAGATCCGTGAGATCCGCATGGCGCTGACGCTGGACAAGCGGCTCACCAAGGACGAGATCCTCACCCGGTATCTCAACCTGGTGCCCTTCGGCAACGGCTCCTACGGCATCCAGGACGCCGCACAGACGTACTTCGGCGTGGATGCCAAGGACCTGAACATCGTGCAGTCGGCGATGCTGGCCGGCATGGTGCAGTCCAGCTCCAAGCTGAACCCGTACACCAACGCAGCGGGCGTGCTGGAGCGCCGGAACACCGTGCTCGACACCCTGATCCAGAACGTGCCCAGCCGGGCGGAGGAGTTCCGCAAGGCGAAGGACACGACATTGGGTGTGCTGCCCGAGCCCAAGAGCCTCTCGCGCGGCTGCATCGCGGCCAACGACCGCGGCTTCTTCTGCGATTACGCGATGCAGTATCTGACCAACGCCGGCATCAGCCGCGATCAGCTGGAGAAGGGCGGCTACCTGATCAAGACCACCCTGGACCCTGCCGTGCAGGACCAGGTGCGGGACTCGCTGGCCGCCAACACCAACCCGAATCTCGACGACATCGCCGAGGTCATGAACATCATCGCCCCCGGCCAGGATTCGCATCCGCTGCTGGCGATGGGCTCGAGCCGCGTCTACGGCCTGGACGCGGGCGCACATCAGACCGTGCAGCCGCAGCCGTACTCGATGGTCGGCGACGGCGCGGGCTCGATCTTCAAGATCTTCACCACGGCCGCCGCCATGGAGAAGGGCCTGGGCATCAACGCCACCCTCGATGTTCCGGCGTTCTTCTCCGCCAAGGGCATGGGTAACTCCGGTACGCCCGGCTGTCCGCCCGAGACGTACTGCGTGAAGAACGCGGGCGCCTACAAGGGTTCGATGTCGGTGACCGAAGCGCTGGCGACCTCGCCGAACACGGCCTTCGTCAAGCTGATCCAGGCCGTCGGCGTCGCCCCGACCGTGGACATGGCGGTCCGGCTCGGCATGCGCTCCTACACCCTGCCCGGCACCTCCGGCCACGGGAACCAGAGCCTCGCGGACATGGTCAAGGACCAGAACCTGGGCTCGTTCACCCTGGGGCCGGTCGCGATCAACCCGGTGGAGCTGTCGAATGTGGCCGCCACCCTGGCCTCCGGCGGCAAGTGGTGCCCGCCCACCCCGATCAAGGAAGTGGTGGACCGCAGCGGCAAGCCGGTGCCGCTGACCCAGCAGGCGTGTGAGCAGGTGGTGGATCCGGGTCTGGCCAACACCCTCGCGGTGGCGCTGGGCCAGGACGTGGTGAGCGGCACCGGTGCCGGTTCCGCGCATGCCGTCGGCTGGAACATTCCGACCTCGGCGAAGACCGGCACCACCGAGAGTCACCGGTCCTCGGCCTTCCTGGCCTTCACCAACGGCTTCGCGGGCGCGTCCTACGTCTACGGCGACAGCCCGACGCCCGGTGAGATCTGCTCGTTCCCGCTGCGCAGCTGTGGCAGCGGAAACCTGTACGGCGGTAACGAGCCGGCCCGCACGTATCTGGGCGCGATGAAGAACGTGCTCGATCGGTTCCCGCCGGCGGGTCTGCCGCCGGTCGACGACAAGTACGTGCGCGGATCGAACAATTCGCAGATCCCGGACGTCATCGGCATGCAGCAGGCCGAGGCCAACGCGGCGCTGGTCGGTGCGGGCTTCCAGGTGACGGTGGTGACCCAGCCGGGCGCCGGCAAGGGCACGGTCATGAACGTGTCGCCGAACGGATCGGCGATTCCGGGCTCGGTGATCACGATGTACGTGAGTGACGGCTCGCAGCTGCCGGCACCGACGCCGCCGCCGAACGCGCCACCGTCGGTGCCGGGCCTGCCGGGCATCACGATCCCGGCGCTGCCGCCGATCCCGATCCCGATTCCCATCCCGCGCTAG
- a CDS encoding WhiB family transcriptional regulator, which translates to MHMTTPIARLDVEQAEARIAWVSQARCKEVDPDQLFVRGAAQRKAATICRHCPVLMECGADALDNRVEFGVWGGMTERQRRALLKQHPEVTSWADFFRVQRSQKVAM; encoded by the coding sequence ATGCACATGACTACCCCGATCGCTCGATTGGACGTGGAGCAGGCCGAAGCGAGAATCGCCTGGGTTTCCCAGGCCCGATGCAAGGAAGTGGATCCCGACCAGCTGTTCGTGCGTGGCGCGGCACAGCGCAAAGCCGCCACCATCTGCCGGCACTGCCCGGTGCTGATGGAGTGCGGAGCGGACGCCCTCGACAACCGAGTCGAGTTCGGTGTGTGGGGCGGCATGACCGAGCGGCAGCGCCGCGCGCTGCTCAAGCAGCACCCGGAGGTGACGAGCTGGGCGGACTTCTTCCGCGTCCAGCGATCACAGAAGGTAGCGATGTAA
- a CDS encoding ArsA-related P-loop ATPase, with protein MPVSVEPGVEAGWPERADKARLHYVSGKGGTGKSTVAAALALALAAGGRRVLLVEVEGRQSIAQLFDLPPLPPTETRIATADGGGEVMALALDVEHAFLEYLDMFYNLGFAGRAMRRVGAIEFVTTIAPGLRDVILTGKIKECAVRADKSGKPAYDEIVIDAPPTGRIASFLDVTQAMADIAGGGPIASQAEGVSKLLHSEQTMIHLVTLLEALPVQETADAVAELTANDLNIGAVIVNRASEGYLPQAVRERAAIGEVDVDALRAGLAEAGVTLSEADFQGLVAETVEHSARLAAQDESAAELSQLDISRLYLPSLTDGMDLGGLYELAEVLSAQGVR; from the coding sequence CCGGGGGTCGAAGCAGGTTGGCCGGAGCGGGCGGACAAAGCCCGCCTGCATTACGTATCCGGGAAGGGTGGCACCGGGAAGTCGACGGTCGCCGCGGCGCTCGCGCTCGCACTGGCCGCCGGGGGGCGCCGGGTGCTGTTGGTCGAGGTCGAGGGCAGACAGTCGATCGCGCAGCTGTTCGATCTGCCGCCGTTGCCGCCCACCGAGACTCGCATCGCCACCGCGGACGGCGGCGGCGAGGTGATGGCCCTGGCCCTCGATGTCGAGCACGCCTTCCTGGAATACCTCGACATGTTCTACAACCTCGGCTTCGCCGGCCGGGCCATGCGCCGGGTGGGGGCCATCGAGTTCGTCACCACCATCGCGCCGGGCCTGCGCGACGTCATCCTCACCGGCAAGATCAAGGAATGCGCGGTGCGCGCCGACAAGTCCGGCAAGCCCGCCTACGACGAGATCGTCATCGACGCGCCCCCGACCGGCCGGATCGCCAGCTTCCTGGACGTCACCCAGGCCATGGCCGACATCGCCGGCGGCGGGCCGATCGCCTCGCAGGCCGAGGGCGTGTCCAAGCTGCTGCACTCCGAGCAGACCATGATCCACCTGGTCACACTGCTGGAGGCGCTGCCGGTGCAGGAGACCGCCGACGCGGTCGCCGAACTCACCGCCAACGACCTGAACATCGGCGCGGTCATCGTGAACCGCGCCAGCGAGGGCTACCTGCCGCAGGCCGTGCGCGAGCGCGCCGCGATCGGCGAGGTCGACGTCGACGCCCTGCGGGCCGGGCTGGCCGAAGCCGGAGTCACCTTGTCCGAGGCCGACTTCCAGGGCCTGGTCGCCGAGACCGTGGAGCACTCCGCGCGACTGGCCGCCCAGGACGAGAGCGCCGCCGAGCTGTCCCAGCTCGACATCTCGCGGCTGTACCTGCCGTCGCTGACCGACGGCATGGATCTGGGCGGGCTCTACGAGCTGGCCGAAGTCTTGAGCGCGCAGGGGGTTCGCTAG